Genomic DNA from Deltaproteobacteria bacterium:
TCGCCGAAATGCTGGCAACCTTTACGCCCTACTTCCCGATTCACTCTGGAGATCCAGCCTTCTTCCCGCAGGGATATCCCCACGGCTTGCTGAAGAACATCTACGGCCTTGGGGCATACCGGGGTGGTATAGCGCTTCATTCGGCCCTGGATGGCTGCAATCACTCCGTCCCCCACGCGCACATCCATTTGGATTTCCATGGCGTAGATGTGATCCTCGAGAGTCCCGAAAAACCGTAAAGTCGTATCATTTAAAAATTCAGCCCCCACCAGCAAAGTTCGACTGAAAGTAATCATTCGTTTCTTCTCCTTTTAGCCACAGAGGGCACAGAGATCACAGAGCTATAGCCAAAATCTTTAGAACAAAAAAAACTTAGAACACGGATGAACGCAAATAAACCCAGATAAAAAACTTTATTAAGAATTTTTAATTTTATCTATTTTTATCTGTGGTTATCTGTGTCCTAAATTGTCTTTTTTAAGGTCTTTCTTTATATCTCTGTGCCCTCTGTGGCTAAAGTTTTTTTGGTTGCGGCTTTGCCAAGCTGGGGCCTCTGTGGAAAAATTATTGCGTATTTAATCCCTGCAGCAGGGGGCTGTCGTCAGCAAAAGCAACGCAGCTGCGCACAAGCCGGGGGTTAAATTTTAACATAGCCTGATATTTTTTTAGCCTTTCTTCTTCGGTTCCTTTGGCATTCTCTTGGATTTGGGGAACGGTGAAGTGAAGGATTACGGCGTTACAACATTCTAACACCCCTTCGGCGAATTCAGGACATCCCGAAATTCCACCCATGAGGTCCTGGACGATCTTGCGCAAGCCAGGTCCTACCCGGACGCCCACAACCTTCTGGATCAACTCTGGAGCCGATGAACATTCCGGGTGAGGAGAGCGCACCGTTCGGGTCTGGGCTGCAATGATTTCCAAATCTGGAAGTCGGACTTTTATCTGAATTTCAGCCTCCGTGAGGTTGTCCACCAGCCGCCAGGAAACGGCTAAAGTGTTCTCTGAATAGGGCTCTACTTGGACTACCTTGTTTCTCATGAATGACAGCGTCATGATTTTCCCTCGCTATTTTCTCATCCCGCCGCTCTTGGCCTAACCAAAACAAAGGATTCAATCTACAAGCAAAAATCATTTCTTCTTGCTTAACGCTTCCCAGAGCTCCTTCCGAAAATCCGGATGGGCGATGGCAAGAAGAGCTTCCACCCGCTGGGAGAAAGATTTGCCGCGAAGTTCAGCTATTCCGTATTCGGTTACCACGATGTCCGTCATGAAGCGGGGTATAGTGACCGCAGCCCCGCTGGGCAACCGGGGTACGATGCGGGAAACCTTTCCCTTACCGGTTGATGAGGTCATGGCGGTAATGGATTTTCCCCCCCGGGAAAAGTACGCTCCTTCCACGAAATCGAATTGGCCGCCCACCCCGCTGAGTTGGATGCCGTTCAATGATTCGGCGTTGATCTGTCCGGTGAGGTCAATCTCCAACGCGGAATTGATGGCTACGAAATTATCGATCCTGCCGATTAATTCGGCATTGTGGCTGACTTGCGCGGGATGCATTTCCAAGAGAGGGTTCTGATGACCGAAGCGAAACAGTTTTTCCGTCCCGATGAGTTCGCCGGCCACGATCTTCCCCTGGTAGATGTTTTTTTTACGATTGGTGATGACTCCTTTTTCCACCAGGTCCACGATTCCATCGGAGAGCATGCCGGAGTGAAAACCCAAGTCTTTCTTCCCTTCCAGTAGCTGGAGGATGGCGGCTGGCAGGTTGCCGATGCCGATCTGGAGTGTGGCCCCATCCGCAATAAGTCCGGCCACCAACTCGGCGATCCGGCGCTCGGCTTCACCGATTTTTATCTCTGGATAGGGAACCAGCGGGGCGGAACACTCCACCAAATAATCAACCTCGGAGGCGAAGAAAGAACACGGGCCGAAGGTCCGGGGAGCCTGATCATTGACTTCAGCCACGATGGTCCTGGCCTCCAGAGCCAAAGGGTAAGCATGACTGGTAGATACTCCCAGGCTAAACCTGCCGTCGCTGTCCGGCGGGGCAACCTGAATCAACGCTACGTCGATAGGAGTCGGCCCCTTGCGGGCAAAGGCCCGGGGGACGTCTGAATAGCGGATGGGAAGAAAATCGATCCGCCCTTCTTCCCAGTCTTTCCTCAGGGAAGGGCTGTTCTGGAAACTGATGCAACGGAAGGAAGATTCAAGGCCTTTCTTGGCCAGGGGATGCTCGGCCAGGAGATAGCCGTTGATGACTTCAACGTTCTGGTAATATTCGAAATCATCCACCAAAGCCTGGAGCAGGGTTTGCGGCTGGCCGGAAGCGATAGAGAAAAAGATCCGGTCGCCTGGCCGAATCGCTTCCCGTAAAGCTTCGCGGGCGTTGCATCTTTTAGCTTTTTTCATCTTTCATCACTTCATCTTGATTGAATAGGAATTTCCTTTTTGGACACGGATTCACCCTGTTAGATGTTTACTATCTAACAGGGTAAACACATATTATCAGGATAAACTAAAAAAAAAATAATTATCCGTTGTTATCTGCGCAACTCTGCGTCCTATTAAATTTATGGGAAGTTCCGCAACGATCGCACCAACATTGGATGGAAACATAGGTTTAATTCGTTTGATTTGAAGACTGCGCCATCCCTACATATTCCTGACTGACGCAAGGGATGATCTTTCCTGTTATGATTGTTCTATCCTGATCTTGCCTCCGAGGCCTAAATCTTCGACAGCCTGGCGAAGGTCAGTCTCTAAACTTCGTATGGATTCAACATTTAAGCTTACCGAGAAATCAATCTCAATCTTCAGGTCATCGCCGGATTTAAGTTTTGGAATAATCTTTGTCCCAAGGCGGTTCCACACCTCTGGTGGGATAGTCCCGACCAAGCGAAGCGTTCTTTTTTGAATCCCGGGACTAGGTTCAGGAGTGGGAGTTGGCTCTGGTTGCTGTTCAGGACTGATTACACCGCCTGTTCCCATTATGGATGGTGATTCAAGCGTTGCCCCACTCTTAAGAGCTTTCGCCGTTGCCTTCCTCAACAAGAAAACCCCGGCCTCGAACGCTACCTCGTCTTGAGAGACTGGCTCTGAATACCATAACCGATCATATGTCCCATCAGGTTTTTGTCCGGAAGCCAAACCAAAGTCGCCTTTGCTGACAAACTCAACAATCTTGATGCGAAGAACGGTATCCGGGTCAATTAGCCGGGTTAAGGCCCCATTGAGAAAGCTTTGGCGGAGGCTGGAAAGAGGCCAGGCGCCGGATTGTTTAAGGGCTGGAGGCCAGTTGCGGTCAATATAGCCCGCCCCCACGGATTCATTAAGCAGCGCTTGAGATTTCAGAGCGGCAATCACTCTTCCGCAAAGTGTCTCCGCACCGCTGGCATGGCCTGCTCCGAGGTCGATAATTTTAAGACCGTCTGGTTCTTGGCTATCTGAAAGTAATACAAAGCGATACCCACCCCATACCTCGTCCTTCGCTTTATCCTCGGCATCACCTACTTTCGCATGAATATCCGCACGTTCCGAACGATCGATTTCGCCAAGTGTTCCTTCCAAGACTTCCTTTGCTACTTTTCTCCATGCGAGGCAAAGTTCTACTTTATCCCGAAAATCGCGCCCAGGTTTCTTCAGACACCAGATTAGCGATCCTGGATATAATCTTGGGGATTTTCCTCGTTGTTTGGTCCACTCCTTAATTTGCTCGCGCAAGGGACCGCTGCCTGTCCATTCTAAATCCGGATCGATGATAACAAGCGCCAATTTTGGAGAATCTTGAATTTCTGAACTATCTGCGGGATAAAATATGAGGGGAATGCTTGCCCCTTTTTCAAACTCTTTCTTGACGATCTTGCGCATTTCCGGTTTGACTTCATCTTTCTCATCGAGAGAGGCCTGCCGGTCATTTACTACTTTCTTTAGAGTTGCCTGATGGCGGATCTGAAATCCATCCGTCCCGGCCTTGCGAATGAAGAAGGCCTTATTTTCCAGGCTCAGAGCCGCATTATCAATAGAGGTTGTATC
This window encodes:
- a CDS encoding acetyl-CoA hydrolase/transferase C-terminal domain-containing protein, which gives rise to MKKAKRCNAREALREAIRPGDRIFFSIASGQPQTLLQALVDDFEYYQNVEVINGYLLAEHPLAKKGLESSFRCISFQNSPSLRKDWEEGRIDFLPIRYSDVPRAFARKGPTPIDVALIQVAPPDSDGRFSLGVSTSHAYPLALEARTIVAEVNDQAPRTFGPCSFFASEVDYLVECSAPLVPYPEIKIGEAERRIAELVAGLIADGATLQIGIGNLPAAILQLLEGKKDLGFHSGMLSDGIVDLVEKGVITNRKKNIYQGKIVAGELIGTEKLFRFGHQNPLLEMHPAQVSHNAELIGRIDNFVAINSALEIDLTGQINAESLNGIQLSGVGGQFDFVEGAYFSRGGKSITAMTSSTGKGKVSRIVPRLPSGAAVTIPRFMTDIVVTEYGIAELRGKSFSQRVEALLAIAHPDFRKELWEALSKKK
- a CDS encoding DUF2889 domain-containing protein translates to MITFSRTLLVGAEFLNDTTLRFFGTLEDHIYAMEIQMDVRVGDGVIAAIQGRMKRYTTPVCPKAVDVLQQAVGISLREEGWISRVNREVGRKGCQHFGEILIECGRCLDSARLTQALGEKLKADPSAPSVPIARSWVEEHAEVQGFCLARPGEKNSHAR
- a CDS encoding DUF2889 domain-containing protein — its product is MTLSFMRNKVVQVEPYSENTLAVSWRLVDNLTEAEIQIKVRLPDLEIIAAQTRTVRSPHPECSSAPELIQKVVGVRVGPGLRKIVQDLMGGISGCPEFAEGVLECCNAVILHFTVPQIQENAKGTEEERLKKYQAMLKFNPRLVRSCVAFADDSPLLQGLNTQ
- a CDS encoding AAA family ATPase; amino-acid sequence: AQLPSEWTAVDTSTTETKSREFLQKRFEACYPFHPATLSVFQRKWRALPHYQQTRGTLAMLAQWISLALKEGFQKARREPLITLGSAPLDVPEFRAVILGQLGEPRLVAAIDADISGSHSHARALDADTKGPLRDIHRRVGATILFESSGGQVEKLAHLPELRFALGEPEVDTTSIDNAALSLENKAFFIRKAGTDGFQIRHQATLKKVVNDRQASLDEKDEVKPEMRKIVKKEFEKGASIPLIFYPADSSEIQDSPKLALVIIDPDLEWTGSGPLREQIKEWTKQRGKSPRLYPGSLIWCLKKPGRDFRDKVELCLAWRKVAKEVLEGTLGEIDRSERADIHAKVGDAEDKAKDEVWGGYRFVLLSDSQEPDGLKIIDLGAGHASGAETLCGRVIAALKSQALLNESVGAGYIDRNWPPALKQSGAWPLSSLRQSFLNGALTRLIDPDTVLRIKIVEFVSKGDFGLASGQKPDGTYDRLWYSEPVSQDEVAFEAGVFLLRKATAKALKSGATLESPSIMGTGGVISPEQQPEPTPTPEPSPGIQKRTLRLVGTIPPEVWNRLGTKIIPKLKSGDDLKIEIDFSVSLNVESIRSLETDLRQAVEDLGLGGKIRIEQS